One genomic window of Campylobacter curvus includes the following:
- a CDS encoding dynamin family protein: protein MFEKFINAYKMAYFKIFGDDFYGRFKRFENELIEPKFHASTQLKDELRKLDLFINEPVTIAIVGQFSSGKSTFLNALLGREILPTGVTPVTAKLTHIRYGQSYALRVDYKNGKELNLDVSEIAKFVDQRVFGDDVKQLCIYAPVPLLKSVNFIDTPGLNSLSNSDTNITKEVLKDVAGVIWLSLIENAARASELNDLNEFLANSDKLAICVLNQKDKLSQSELENVLDHARTTYKNFFAQIIAISAKQAIETQKQNDCKLAEISNFAAVTSAIERHFSNENLKHNFVLKKCAAIVRANIDQHEHIESIYKDAGEILQNFDDALDESLKALALEFRPKIELAFNELKQIAKQIADEIQASLKPFKKSRFELKKRLLKGQYYEKSEYEMMSFDNDEIFSKLIYNDTKLAKFFRIYRRDLGTLQSELCAKIDEIYAHLEREFMIYKARFESIRKEEAVHSDIEFAAIRTYAGQVYEMFLRDYETAKFKQLQKISLFFDKLNLKVAANYENAIKIAVHFIKEKIDNAALSYEKDPLHFSLFIPGANEIYERVLTSLNLYEFENEMLGNASFLNKILNALAEEFHELKGAKMEKISRLAARHEVLKNELLRIGKEFGSGL, encoded by the coding sequence ATGTTTGAAAAATTTATAAACGCCTACAAAATGGCATATTTCAAGATATTTGGCGATGATTTTTACGGGCGTTTCAAACGCTTTGAAAACGAGCTAATTGAGCCTAAATTTCACGCAAGTACGCAGCTAAAAGATGAGCTAAGAAAGCTTGATCTTTTCATCAACGAGCCCGTCACTATCGCGATCGTCGGGCAGTTTTCAAGCGGTAAATCGACATTTTTAAACGCACTTTTGGGTCGCGAAATTTTGCCCACAGGAGTGACGCCCGTGACAGCAAAGCTCACCCACATCAGATACGGGCAAAGCTACGCGCTAAGAGTAGATTATAAAAACGGCAAAGAGCTGAATTTAGACGTGAGCGAAATAGCTAAATTTGTCGATCAGCGCGTGTTTGGCGACGATGTGAAGCAGCTTTGCATATATGCGCCGGTGCCGCTTTTAAAGAGCGTGAATTTCATCGATACGCCGGGGCTCAACTCGCTTTCAAACTCCGATACGAACATAACCAAAGAGGTGCTAAAAGACGTCGCTGGCGTCATCTGGCTAAGCCTCATAGAAAACGCCGCAAGAGCGAGCGAGCTAAACGACCTGAACGAATTTTTGGCAAACAGCGACAAACTGGCTATTTGCGTGCTAAATCAAAAAGACAAGCTAAGTCAAAGCGAGCTTGAAAACGTGCTGGATCACGCGCGCACGACATATAAAAATTTCTTCGCTCAAATCATCGCGATCTCCGCCAAACAAGCCATCGAGACGCAAAAACAAAACGACTGCAAGCTAGCTGAAATTTCAAATTTCGCCGCCGTTACGAGCGCCATAGAGCGGCATTTCTCAAACGAAAATTTAAAGCATAATTTCGTCCTTAAAAAATGCGCCGCTATAGTGCGCGCAAACATAGACCAGCACGAGCATATCGAGAGTATCTATAAAGATGCGGGCGAAATTTTACAAAATTTCGACGACGCCCTTGATGAAAGCTTGAAGGCGCTCGCACTGGAATTTAGACCAAAGATAGAGCTTGCTTTTAACGAGCTAAAGCAAATAGCCAAGCAGATCGCAGACGAGATACAAGCTAGTCTAAAGCCTTTTAAAAAGTCAAGGTTCGAGCTTAAAAAGAGGCTTTTAAAAGGCCAATACTACGAAAAAAGCGAATACGAGATGATGAGCTTTGACAATGATGAAATTTTCTCCAAGCTCATCTACAACGACACGAAACTAGCGAAATTTTTTAGGATATACCGAAGAGATCTGGGCACTTTACAAAGCGAGCTGTGCGCCAAAATAGATGAAATTTACGCACATCTTGAGCGTGAGTTCATGATATATAAAGCTAGGTTTGAAAGTATCCGTAAAGAGGAGGCGGTGCACTCTGATATCGAATTTGCCGCGATAAGGACATACGCCGGGCAGGTTTATGAGATGTTTTTAAGAGATTACGAGACGGCAAAATTCAAGCAGCTACAAAAGATCTCGCTCTTTTTTGACAAGCTAAACCTCAAGGTCGCGGCAAACTACGAAAACGCGATTAAAATAGCGGTGCATTTTATCAAAGAAAAGATCGACAACGCCGCGCTATCATACGAAAAAGACCCGTTACATTTCTCGCTTTTCATCCCTGGCGCGAACGAAATTTACGAGCGGGTGCTGACATCGCTAAATTTATACGAGTTTGAGAACGAAATGCTAGGCAATGCGTCCTTTTTGAATAAAATTTTAAACGCCTTGGCTGAGGAATTTCACGAGCTAAAGGGCGCAAAGATGGAAAAAATTTCTCGATTAGCCGCTCGCCACGAGGTGCTGAA